The Streptomyces aurantiacus genome includes a region encoding these proteins:
- the uvrC gene encoding excinuclease ABC subunit UvrC has product MADPSSYRPKPGQIPDSPGVYKFRDEHHRVIYVGKAKSLRQRLASYFQDLSGLHPRTRTMVTTAASVEWTVVSTEVEALQLEYSWIKEFDPRFNVKYRDDKSYPYLAVTLNEQFPRVQVMRGHKKKGVRYFGPYGHAWAIRDTVDLLLRAFPVRTCSAGVFRNAERTGRPCLLGYIGKCSAPCVGRVSAEEHRELSEEFCDFMAGRTGTYIRRLERRMADAAEDMEYERAARLRDDIGALKKAMEKSAVVLADATDADLIALAEDELEAAVQIFHVRGGRVRGQRGWVTDKVEAVTTGDLVEHALQQLYGEETGDSVPKEVLVPALPDPVEPVQEWLTGRRGSNVSLRIPQRGDKKALMETVQRNALQALGLHKTKRASDLTTRSRALEEIAEALGLDSAPLRVECYDISHLQGDDVVASMVVFEDGLQRKSEYRRFQIKGFEGQDDVRSMHEVITRRFKRYLGEKEKTGEWADGESGPTEEDGRPKRFAYPPQLVVVDGGKPQVAAAQRALDELGIDDIAVCGLAKRLEEVWLPGEDDPVVLPRTSEGLYLLQRVRDEAHRFAITYQRAKRARRFRASPLDDVPGLGETRKQALIKHFGSVKNLRSATIDQICEVPGIGRKTAEAVAVAFARAAPAAPAVNTATGEIMEDEERVEEAPETTAGAAGEPVSAGAPDERRGQER; this is encoded by the coding sequence ATGGCCGACCCCTCCAGCTACCGCCCCAAGCCGGGACAGATCCCCGACTCGCCGGGGGTCTACAAATTCCGCGACGAGCACCACCGGGTGATCTACGTCGGGAAGGCGAAGAGCCTGCGCCAGCGCCTGGCGAGCTACTTCCAGGACCTCTCCGGCCTCCACCCGCGTACGCGCACGATGGTCACCACCGCGGCGTCGGTCGAGTGGACGGTGGTGTCCACGGAGGTCGAGGCGCTCCAGCTGGAGTACTCCTGGATCAAGGAGTTCGACCCCCGGTTCAACGTCAAGTACCGCGACGACAAGAGCTATCCGTACCTCGCGGTCACCCTGAACGAGCAGTTCCCGCGGGTGCAGGTGATGCGCGGTCACAAGAAGAAGGGCGTGCGCTACTTCGGTCCGTACGGGCACGCGTGGGCGATCCGCGACACCGTGGACCTCCTGCTGCGCGCCTTCCCGGTGCGGACGTGTTCCGCCGGCGTGTTCCGGAACGCCGAGCGGACGGGCCGCCCCTGCCTGCTCGGCTACATCGGAAAGTGCTCCGCCCCCTGCGTCGGACGCGTCTCGGCCGAGGAGCACCGCGAACTCTCCGAGGAGTTCTGCGACTTCATGGCCGGCCGCACGGGCACGTACATCCGCCGCCTGGAGCGGCGGATGGCGGACGCCGCCGAGGACATGGAGTACGAGCGCGCCGCCCGCCTGCGCGACGACATCGGGGCCCTCAAGAAGGCCATGGAGAAGAGCGCCGTCGTGCTCGCCGACGCGACGGACGCCGACCTGATCGCGCTCGCCGAGGACGAACTGGAAGCCGCCGTACAGATCTTCCACGTCCGCGGCGGCCGGGTGCGGGGCCAGCGCGGCTGGGTCACCGACAAGGTCGAGGCGGTCACCACCGGCGACCTGGTCGAGCACGCGCTCCAGCAGCTGTACGGGGAGGAGACCGGCGACTCCGTACCCAAGGAGGTGCTCGTCCCGGCGCTGCCCGACCCTGTGGAGCCCGTCCAGGAATGGCTCACCGGGCGCCGCGGGTCGAACGTGTCACTGCGGATCCCGCAGCGCGGTGACAAGAAGGCCCTCATGGAGACGGTCCAGCGCAACGCGCTCCAGGCGCTCGGTCTGCACAAGACGAAGCGCGCCTCCGACCTGACGACCCGCTCCCGGGCCCTGGAGGAGATCGCCGAGGCACTCGGCCTGGACAGCGCGCCCCTGCGCGTCGAGTGCTACGACATCTCGCACCTCCAGGGCGACGACGTCGTGGCGTCGATGGTCGTCTTCGAGGACGGGCTGCAGCGCAAGAGCGAGTACCGGCGCTTCCAGATCAAGGGCTTCGAGGGCCAGGACGACGTCCGGTCCATGCACGAGGTGATCACCCGCCGTTTCAAGCGCTACCTCGGCGAGAAGGAGAAGACCGGTGAGTGGGCCGACGGCGAGTCCGGTCCCACCGAGGAGGACGGGCGGCCCAAGCGCTTCGCGTACCCGCCGCAGCTGGTCGTCGTCGACGGCGGCAAGCCGCAGGTCGCGGCCGCCCAGAGGGCCCTGGACGAGCTGGGCATCGACGACATCGCCGTCTGCGGCCTCGCCAAGCGCCTGGAAGAGGTGTGGCTGCCCGGCGAGGACGACCCGGTGGTGCTGCCACGTACCAGCGAAGGGCTCTATCTTCTTCAGCGTGTGCGCGACGAGGCGCACCGCTTCGCGATCACCTATCAGCGCGCCAAGCGGGCCCGGCGCTTCAGGGCGAGCCCGCTCGACGACGTGCCGGGACTCGGCGAGACGCGCAAGCAGGCGCTGATCAAGCATTTCGGTTCGGTGAAAAACCTGCGATCCGCGACAATCGACCAGATCTGCGAGGTTCCCGGCATAGGCCGCAAGACGGCCGAGGCCGTCGCTGTGGCCTTCGCCCGGGCGGCCCCGGCGGCCCCCGCCGTGAACACCGCGACCGGAGAGATCATGGAAGACGAGGAACGCGTGGAAGAGGCACCCGAAACGACGGCGGGTGCCGCAGGGGAGCCCGTGTCCGCGGGCGCCCCGGACGAACGACGGGGGCAGGAGAGATGA
- the aroQ gene encoding type II 3-dehydroquinate dehydratase produces MPRTLANAPIMILNGPNLNLLGQRQPEIYGSDTLADVEAMCAKAAAAHGGTVDFRQSNHEGELVDWIHEARLGHCGIVINPGAYSHTSVAILDALNTCDGLPVLEVHISNIHKREEFRHHSYVSLRADGVIAGCGVQGYVFGVERVAAMAGTGRTAT; encoded by the coding sequence GTGCCCCGCACCCTCGCCAACGCCCCGATCATGATTCTCAACGGCCCCAATCTGAACCTCCTGGGGCAGCGACAGCCGGAGATCTACGGCTCCGACACCCTCGCCGACGTCGAGGCGATGTGCGCCAAGGCGGCGGCCGCGCACGGCGGCACGGTGGACTTCAGGCAGTCCAACCACGAGGGCGAACTGGTCGACTGGATCCACGAGGCACGCCTCGGCCACTGCGGGATCGTGATCAACCCGGGCGCGTACTCGCACACCTCCGTCGCGATCCTGGACGCGCTCAACACCTGTGACGGCCTGCCCGTTCTGGAGGTCCACATCTCCAACATCCACAAGCGCGAGGAGTTCCGGCACCACTCGTACGTCTCCCTGCGCGCCGACGGTGTCATCGCCGGCTGTGGTGTGCAGGGGTACGTGTTCGGTGTGGAGCGGGTCGCGGCGATGGCGGGGACGGGGCGGACGGCGACCTGA
- the uvrA gene encoding excinuclease ABC subunit UvrA, translated as MADRLIVRGAREHNLKNVSLDLPRDSLIVFTGLSGSGKSSLAFDTIFAEGQRRYVESLSSYARQFLGQMDKPDVDFIEGLSPAVSIDQKSTSRNPRSTVGTITEVYDYLRLLFARIGKPHCPECGRPISRQSPQAIVDKVLELPEGSRFQVLSPLVRERKGEFVDLFSDLQTKGYSRARVDGETIQLTDPPTLKKQEKHTIEVVIDRLTVKEGAKRRLTDSVETALGLSGGMVVLDFVDLPSDDPERERMYSEHLYCAYDDLSFEEMEPRSFSFNSPFGACPDCSGIGTRMEVDAELIVPDEDKSLDEGAIHPWSHGHTKDYFGRLIGALADALGFRTDIPFAGLPQRAKKALIHGHKTQIEVRYRNRYGRERVYTTPFEGAVPFVKRRHSEAESDTSRERFEGYMREVPCPTCQGTRLKPIVLAVTVMEKSIAEVSAMSISDCADFLGKMKLDARDKKIAERVLKEVNERLRFLVDVGLDYLSLNRAAGTLSGGEAQRIRLATQIGSGLVGVLYVLDEPSIGLHQRDNHRLIETLVRLRDMGNTLIVVEHDEDTIKVADWIVDIGPGAGEHGGHVVHSGSLKELLANEESQTGQYLSGKKAIPLPDVRRPRDPSRQLTVHGARENNLRDIDVSFPLGVLTAVTGVSGSGKSTLVNDILYTHLARELNGARSVPGRHTRVDGDDLVDKVVHVDQSPIGRTPRSNPATYTGVFDHVRKLFAETTEAKVRGYLPGRFSFNVKGGRCENCAGDGTIKIEMNFLPDVYVPCEVCHGARYNRETLDVHYKGKSIADVLNMPIEEAMHFFEAVPGISRHLRTLNDVGLGYVRLGQSATTLSGGEAQRVKLASELQKRSTGRTVYVLDEPTTGLHFEDISKLLVVLSGLVDKGNTVIVIEHNLDVIKTADWVVDMGPEGGAGGGIVIAEGTPEEVAGVPASHTGKFLQEVLGADRVSDASQVEAPRKAAAKKAVAARSTTRTTATAKTTTAKTTTAKTTTAKSAAARTTAANGTAAKKATGATKKATPAKKTTTRARKA; from the coding sequence GTGGCCGACCGTCTCATCGTCCGTGGAGCGCGCGAGCACAATCTGAAGAATGTCTCGCTCGACCTCCCGCGCGACTCGCTCATCGTCTTCACGGGCCTGTCGGGGTCGGGCAAGTCCTCGCTGGCCTTCGACACGATCTTCGCCGAGGGGCAGCGGCGCTACGTGGAGTCACTGTCCTCGTACGCCCGGCAGTTCCTCGGCCAGATGGACAAGCCGGACGTCGACTTCATCGAAGGTCTCTCCCCGGCGGTCTCCATCGACCAGAAGTCGACCTCGCGCAATCCGCGCTCGACGGTCGGCACCATCACCGAGGTCTACGACTACCTGCGGCTGCTCTTCGCGCGCATCGGCAAGCCGCACTGCCCCGAGTGCGGCCGCCCCATCTCGCGTCAGTCGCCGCAGGCCATCGTCGACAAGGTCCTGGAGCTCCCGGAGGGCAGCCGCTTCCAGGTCCTCTCCCCGCTGGTGCGCGAGCGCAAGGGGGAGTTCGTCGACCTCTTCTCCGATCTCCAGACCAAGGGGTACAGCCGCGCCCGGGTCGACGGCGAGACGATTCAGCTCACCGACCCGCCCACGCTGAAGAAGCAGGAGAAGCACACCATCGAGGTGGTCATCGACCGCCTCACGGTCAAGGAGGGCGCCAAGCGCCGCCTGACCGACTCCGTGGAGACCGCGCTCGGCCTCTCCGGCGGCATGGTGGTGCTCGACTTCGTCGACCTCCCCTCGGACGACCCCGAGCGCGAGCGCATGTACTCGGAGCACCTGTACTGCGCGTACGACGACCTGTCCTTCGAGGAGATGGAGCCCCGCTCCTTCTCCTTCAACTCGCCCTTCGGCGCCTGCCCCGACTGCTCGGGCATCGGCACGCGCATGGAGGTCGACGCGGAGCTGATCGTCCCGGACGAGGACAAGTCCCTCGACGAGGGCGCCATCCACCCCTGGTCGCACGGCCACACCAAGGACTACTTCGGGCGCCTCATCGGGGCCCTGGCGGACGCACTGGGATTCCGGACCGACATCCCCTTCGCCGGTCTCCCGCAGCGCGCCAAGAAGGCCCTGATCCACGGACACAAGACTCAGATCGAGGTCCGCTACCGGAACAGGTACGGCCGGGAGCGCGTCTACACCACGCCCTTCGAGGGTGCCGTTCCCTTCGTGAAGCGGCGGCACAGCGAGGCCGAGAGCGACACGAGCCGCGAGCGCTTCGAGGGCTACATGCGCGAGGTGCCCTGCCCCACCTGTCAGGGCACGCGCCTCAAGCCGATCGTCCTCGCGGTCACGGTCATGGAGAAGTCCATCGCCGAGGTCTCCGCCATGTCCATCAGCGACTGCGCGGACTTCCTGGGCAAGATGAAGCTCGACGCGCGTGACAAGAAGATCGCCGAGCGCGTTCTGAAAGAGGTCAACGAAAGGCTGCGGTTCCTGGTCGACGTCGGCCTGGACTACCTCTCGCTGAACCGCGCCGCGGGGACCCTCTCCGGAGGAGAGGCCCAGCGCATCCGTCTCGCGACCCAGATCGGCTCCGGCCTCGTCGGCGTCCTGTACGTCCTCGACGAGCCCTCCATCGGCCTGCACCAGCGGGACAACCACCGCCTCATCGAGACCCTGGTCCGGCTGCGCGACATGGGCAACACGCTCATCGTCGTCGAGCACGACGAGGACACCATCAAGGTCGCCGACTGGATCGTCGACATCGGCCCCGGCGCGGGTGAGCACGGCGGCCACGTCGTGCACAGCGGCTCCCTGAAGGAGCTGCTCGCCAACGAGGAGTCGCAGACCGGTCAGTACCTGTCCGGCAAGAAGGCCATCCCGCTGCCCGACGTCCGGCGCCCGCGCGACCCTTCCCGGCAGCTCACCGTGCACGGAGCCCGCGAGAACAACCTCCGGGACATCGACGTGTCGTTCCCGCTGGGTGTCCTCACGGCCGTCACGGGTGTCTCGGGCTCGGGCAAGTCGACGCTGGTCAACGACATCCTGTACACGCATCTGGCCCGCGAGCTGAACGGCGCCAGGAGCGTTCCCGGCCGCCACACGCGCGTGGACGGCGACGACCTCGTCGACAAGGTCGTGCACGTCGACCAGTCGCCCATCGGCCGCACGCCCCGGTCGAACCCGGCGACGTACACCGGCGTCTTCGACCACGTCCGCAAGCTGTTCGCCGAGACGACCGAGGCGAAGGTCCGCGGCTACCTGCCGGGTCGGTTCTCCTTCAACGTCAAGGGCGGCCGCTGCGAGAACTGCGCGGGCGACGGCACGATCAAGATCGAGATGAACTTCCTCCCGGACGTGTACGTCCCGTGCGAGGTCTGCCATGGGGCCCGCTACAACCGGGAGACCCTGGACGTCCACTACAAGGGCAAGTCCATCGCCGACGTCCTGAACATGCCGATCGAAGAGGCCATGCACTTCTTCGAGGCCGTCCCGGGGATCTCCCGCCACCTCAGGACGCTCAACGACGTCGGTCTCGGTTACGTCCGGCTCGGCCAGTCCGCGACGACCCTGTCCGGCGGTGAGGCCCAGCGGGTCAAGCTCGCCAGCGAACTGCAGAAGAGGTCCACCGGACGCACGGTGTACGTCCTCGACGAGCCGACCACCGGCCTGCACTTCGAGGACATCAGCAAGCTCCTCGTCGTGCTGTCCGGCCTGGTCGACAAGGGCAACACGGTCATCGTGATCGAGCACAACCTCGACGTCATCAAGACCGCGGACTGGGTTGTCGACATGGGCCCCGAGGGCGGCGCCGGCGGTGGCATCGTCATCGCCGAGGGCACACCCGAGGAGGTCGCCGGGGTACCGGCCAGCCACACGGGCAAGTTCCTGCAGGAGGTCCTCGGCGCCGATCGCGTCAGCGACGCCTCGCAGGTCGAGGCCCCGCGCAAGGCCGCCGCCAAGAAGGCCGTGGCGGCCAGGTCGACGACGAGGACGACGGCGACGGCCAAGACCACGACGGCCAAGACCACGACGGCCAAGACCACGACGGCGAAGTCCGCCGCGGCCAGGACCACCGCCGCCAACGGCACAGCCGCCAAGAAAGCCACCGGGGCCACGAAGAAGGCGACCCCGGCGAAGAAGACGACGACCCGAGCCCGAAAGGCCTGA
- a CDS encoding MBL fold metallo-hydrolase → MTYSGAVKVGGPADVHELRDLMISKVAVGPMDNNAYVLRCRATDEQLLIDAANDARTLLTLIGADGIASVVTTHQHGDHWQALAEVVAATGARTYAGRDDAEGIPVPTDVPLGDGDTIRVGHVELTARHLVGHTPGSIALVYDDPHGHPHVFTGDCLFPGGVGNTRKDPEAFASLMHDVETKIFGTLPDETWVYPGHGGDTTLGAERPHLPEWRARGW, encoded by the coding sequence ATGACGTACAGCGGAGCGGTGAAGGTCGGCGGCCCTGCGGATGTGCACGAGCTGCGGGACCTGATGATCTCCAAGGTCGCGGTCGGCCCGATGGACAACAACGCCTATGTGCTGCGCTGCCGGGCCACGGACGAGCAGCTGCTGATCGACGCGGCCAACGACGCCAGGACGCTGCTCACACTGATCGGCGCCGACGGCATCGCGTCCGTGGTGACCACGCATCAGCACGGCGACCACTGGCAGGCGCTCGCGGAGGTCGTGGCGGCCACGGGCGCGCGTACGTACGCGGGACGGGACGACGCCGAGGGCATCCCCGTGCCGACGGACGTTCCACTCGGGGACGGCGACACGATCCGGGTGGGACACGTGGAGCTGACGGCACGTCATCTGGTGGGCCACACCCCCGGGTCGATCGCGCTGGTGTACGACGACCCGCACGGTCATCCTCATGTGTTCACGGGTGACTGTCTGTTCCCGGGCGGTGTGGGCAACACACGTAAGGATCCGGAGGCGTTCGCCAGTCTGATGCACGATGTCGAGACGAAGATCTTCGGCACGCTCCCGGACGAGACCTGGGTCTACCCGGGACACGGCGGCGACACGACGCTGGGCGCGGAGCGGCCGCACCTGCCGGAGTGGCGCGCGCGGGGCTGGTGA
- a CDS encoding carbohydrate kinase family protein, translated as MIVVAGEALIDLVPSEKGALAGLAPRRGGGPYNTAVALGRLGSPTAFCSRVSNDAFGEALVGGLREAGVDVSSVQRGAEPTTLAVASIAADGSAGYSFYVEGTADRLFSAPSQLPGGTRAVSFGTCSLVLEPGASAYEKLMRSASAQGVFTALDPNIRAGLIPDPDAYRARFKSWLPSVSLLKLSEEDARWLGGTPREWLAAGPSAVVVTRGGDGLTAFTPDGGEYSVPGERVDVVDTIGAGDTVNAALLHGLAARDALSGAGPTGLGADGWGELLRFAARAAAVTCSRAGAEPPYAHEVDAF; from the coding sequence GTGATCGTCGTCGCCGGTGAGGCCCTGATCGACCTGGTGCCCAGTGAGAAAGGCGCGCTCGCCGGGCTCGCGCCGCGCCGCGGCGGCGGTCCGTACAACACGGCGGTGGCGCTGGGTCGGCTCGGCTCCCCCACGGCCTTCTGCTCCCGGGTCTCGAACGACGCCTTCGGCGAGGCTCTGGTCGGCGGGCTGCGCGAGGCAGGTGTCGACGTGTCATCGGTGCAGCGGGGCGCCGAGCCGACGACCCTCGCCGTCGCTTCCATCGCCGCGGACGGCTCGGCCGGCTACTCCTTCTACGTCGAAGGGACCGCGGACCGGTTGTTCTCAGCGCCCTCGCAGCTCCCGGGCGGGACGCGGGCGGTGTCCTTCGGTACCTGCTCCCTCGTCCTGGAGCCGGGCGCGAGCGCGTACGAGAAGCTGATGCGGAGCGCGTCCGCGCAGGGCGTGTTCACCGCGCTCGATCCGAACATCCGCGCGGGGCTCATTCCCGACCCGGACGCCTACCGGGCCCGGTTCAAGAGCTGGCTGCCGTCGGTGTCGCTGCTCAAGCTGTCCGAGGAGGACGCCCGGTGGCTGGGCGGCACTCCGCGCGAGTGGCTGGCCGCGGGGCCCTCGGCCGTGGTGGTCACGCGGGGCGGCGACGGACTGACCGCCTTCACCCCTGACGGCGGGGAGTACTCCGTGCCGGGTGAGCGGGTCGACGTGGTGGACACGATCGGTGCGGGCGACACGGTGAACGCGGCGCTGCTGCACGGTCTCGCCGCCCGCGACGCGCTGTCCGGGGCGGGTCCGACCGGCCTGGGGGCCGACGGCTGGGGCGAGTTGCTGCGGTTCGCCGCACGAGCCGCGGCGGTCACCTGCTCCCGGGCGGGCGCGGAACCGCCGTACGCCCATGAGGTGGACGCCTTCTAG
- a CDS encoding LacI family DNA-binding transcriptional regulator: MATMADVARHAGVSVATVSHVLNATRPVLPHTRQAVLDAIDALGYTPNSLARSLVTARTRSIGLAVSAISNPYFTEILQGVEAGALEHGYGLLIADPHDDPAHERKVVQLLHERRVDGMIVAPSADPQGLIGYLARHDVPTVFLDRLVDGARAPGFAFDQVCAENAEPVSLLVTHLAELGHRRIGLVAGLPGLSTTTERITGYRRGLAYAGLAYDERLVVPGSSEAAGAERATEALLSLPAPPTALVTANNAMTIGALRAVRERGLSVPGDLALCCFDDFSWADLFSPRLTAISQPSKEIGARAVRLLLERLGSPGRAARTVRLPSTFVHRTSCGCPEKGSDS, translated from the coding sequence TTGGCGACGATGGCCGACGTGGCCCGGCACGCGGGCGTTTCCGTCGCGACGGTCTCCCACGTGCTCAACGCCACACGCCCGGTGCTTCCGCACACCCGCCAAGCCGTTCTCGACGCCATCGACGCTCTCGGCTACACCCCGAACAGCCTGGCCAGATCCCTGGTCACCGCACGGACGCGGTCCATCGGGCTCGCGGTGTCGGCGATCAGCAACCCCTATTTCACGGAGATCCTCCAAGGCGTGGAGGCCGGCGCGCTGGAGCACGGCTACGGCCTGCTGATCGCGGATCCGCACGACGATCCGGCCCACGAGCGGAAAGTGGTCCAGCTTCTGCACGAGCGACGCGTGGACGGCATGATCGTCGCGCCCTCCGCGGATCCCCAGGGGCTGATCGGCTACCTCGCGCGGCACGACGTACCGACGGTGTTCCTGGACCGACTGGTCGACGGAGCCCGGGCGCCCGGCTTCGCGTTCGACCAGGTGTGCGCGGAGAACGCCGAGCCCGTCTCCCTCCTGGTCACCCACCTCGCCGAGCTGGGCCACAGGAGGATCGGTCTGGTCGCGGGACTCCCGGGGCTCAGTACGACGACCGAGCGGATCACCGGCTACCGGCGCGGCCTCGCGTACGCGGGACTCGCGTACGACGAGCGGCTCGTGGTCCCCGGCAGTTCCGAGGCGGCGGGGGCCGAGCGGGCGACCGAGGCGCTGCTGTCCCTTCCGGCGCCGCCGACGGCACTCGTCACCGCCAACAACGCGATGACCATCGGTGCCCTGCGTGCCGTGCGCGAGCGGGGCCTGTCCGTGCCCGGCGACCTGGCCCTGTGCTGCTTCGACGACTTCTCCTGGGCGGACCTCTTCTCGCCCCGGCTCACCGCGATCTCCCAGCCGAGCAAGGAGATCGGGGCCCGGGCCGTGCGGCTGCTGCTGGAGCGGCTGGGCTCGCCCGGTCGTGCGGCCCGTACGGTCCGGCTGCCCTCCACCTTCGTACACCGCACCTCGTGCGGCTGCCCCGAGAAAGGATCCGACTCGTGA
- a CDS encoding maleylpyruvate isomerase family mycothiol-dependent enzyme: protein MNDHVRDLASVRDATDRLLTAVATLDSAAVTQPSRLPGWSRGHVLAHLARNADALLNVLEGRPMYASGEARDADIERDAPRPLETQLADLRESAARFQEAASAPADWSRTVELRNGVTDSAARVPFRRWIEVELHQVDLGIGYELEDLPEDFVRREVAFLTDRFAGHPGVPSTRVTDGTHVWSTGRDSGSDTEITVTGPAPALLGWLAGRRDGAALLVDGGPLPVLPPL from the coding sequence ATGAACGATCATGTGCGCGACCTGGCGTCTGTACGTGACGCGACCGATCGGCTGCTCACCGCAGTCGCCACGTTGGACAGCGCCGCCGTGACGCAACCGTCACGGCTCCCCGGCTGGAGCCGCGGCCACGTCCTGGCCCACCTCGCCCGCAACGCGGACGCGCTCCTGAACGTCCTGGAGGGGCGGCCGATGTACGCCTCCGGTGAGGCCCGGGACGCCGACATCGAGCGGGACGCCCCTCGCCCCCTGGAGACACAGCTCGCCGACCTGCGCGAGAGTGCCGCCCGCTTCCAGGAGGCCGCTTCCGCGCCCGCCGACTGGTCACGCACCGTGGAACTGCGCAACGGGGTCACCGACTCGGCGGCCCGGGTGCCGTTCCGTCGGTGGATCGAGGTCGAGCTGCATCAGGTGGACCTGGGAATCGGGTACGAGCTGGAGGACCTCCCGGAGGACTTCGTCCGCCGGGAGGTGGCCTTCCTCACGGACCGTTTCGCCGGGCATCCCGGGGTGCCCTCCACGCGCGTCACGGACGGCACGCACGTGTGGAGCACGGGACGTGACTCCGGCAGCGACACCGAGATCACCGTGACCGGTCCCGCGCCCGCCCTGCTCGGGTGGCTCGCGGGGCGCCGCGACGGGGCCGCTCTGCTCGTCGACGGCGGACCGCTGCCGGTTCTGCCCCCGCTATAG
- the rapZ gene encoding RNase adapter RapZ, giving the protein MTEHQQEEPSAGRTAETEEPRTAAAGAPHTAETEASHKQAREDRPQEPAADDAAGEAAKEDGAEVNTGTTIETPGVPEAAIPELVIISGMSGAGRSTAAKCLEDLGWFVVDNLPPALIPTMVELGARSQGNVARIAVVVDVRGRRFFDNLRDSLADLATKHVTRRIVFLESSDEALVRRFESVRRPHPLQGDGRIVDGIAAERELLRELRGDADLVIDTSSLNVHELRAKMDAQFAGEEEPELRATVMSFGFKYGLPVDADLVVDMRFLPNPHWVPELRQYTGLNEEVAAYVFNQPGAKEFLDRYAELLRLIQTGYRREGKRYVTIAVGCTGGKHRSVATSEKLAARLVAEGVETVVVHRDMGRE; this is encoded by the coding sequence ATGACCGAGCACCAGCAGGAAGAACCCTCGGCAGGACGCACGGCGGAGACCGAAGAGCCGCGCACGGCCGCAGCCGGGGCACCGCACACAGCTGAGACCGAGGCATCGCACAAGCAGGCACGCGAGGATCGCCCGCAGGAGCCGGCGGCGGACGACGCGGCCGGCGAAGCGGCGAAGGAAGACGGAGCGGAAGTGAACACGGGCACCACCATCGAGACGCCCGGCGTCCCCGAGGCGGCCATCCCGGAGCTGGTGATCATCTCCGGGATGTCGGGCGCGGGCCGGTCGACCGCCGCCAAGTGTCTGGAGGACCTCGGCTGGTTCGTCGTCGACAACCTGCCTCCTGCGCTGATCCCCACCATGGTGGAGCTCGGCGCCCGCTCGCAGGGGAACGTGGCGAGGATCGCGGTCGTCGTCGACGTCCGCGGCCGCCGCTTCTTCGACAACCTCCGAGATTCCCTCGCCGACCTGGCGACCAAGCACGTCACCCGGCGGATCGTCTTCCTGGAGTCCTCCGACGAGGCCCTGGTGCGCCGCTTCGAGTCGGTGCGCCGGCCGCATCCCCTCCAGGGCGACGGCCGCATCGTCGACGGCATCGCCGCCGAGCGCGAGCTGCTGCGCGAGCTGCGCGGCGACGCCGACCTGGTGATCGACACCTCCAGCCTGAACGTGCACGAGCTGCGCGCCAAGATGGACGCCCAGTTCGCGGGCGAGGAGGAGCCCGAGCTGCGGGCCACCGTCATGTCCTTCGGCTTCAAGTACGGCCTCCCGGTCGACGCCGACCTCGTCGTGGACATGCGGTTCCTGCCCAACCCGCACTGGGTCCCGGAGCTGCGCCAGTACACCGGCCTCAACGAGGAGGTGGCCGCGTACGTCTTCAACCAGCCCGGCGCCAAGGAGTTCCTCGACCGGTACGCCGAGCTGCTGCGCCTGATCCAGACCGGCTACCGCCGTGAGGGCAAGCGCTATGTGACCATCGCGGTCGGCTGCACCGGCGGCAAGCACCGCTCCGTCGCCACGTCGGAGAAGCTCGCCGCCCGCCTGGTGGCCGAGGGAGTGGAGACGGTCGTCGTCCACCGGGACATGGGCCGCGAATGA
- a CDS encoding response regulator transcription factor, with protein MLAADDVLLREGPVSPCERLGHEVAGRAGDAGALVDLVEEHLPDQVIVDIGMPPTHSTEGLKAARGIRERYPDLGILVLSAIVEVEDAPELMAEGCSDAGIGRRPWATGGTVEKHLRSILGKLGLPEAADGHRRVPAVLTFLESR; from the coding sequence GTGCTGGCCGCCGACGACGTCCTGCTCAGAGAGGGGCCGGTGAGCCCCTGTGAGCGGCTCGGCCACGAGGTGGCGGGCCGGGCGGGCGACGCCGGCGCGCTTGTGGACCTGGTCGAGGAGCATCTCCCGGACCAGGTGATCGTCGACATCGGGATGCCGCCCACCCACTCCACGGAGGGGCTGAAAGCGGCCCGCGGCATCCGCGAGCGGTATCCCGACCTCGGCATTCTCGTCCTGTCCGCCATCGTGGAGGTCGAGGACGCCCCGGAGCTCATGGCCGAGGGCTGCTCCGACGCCGGCATCGGCCGACGTCCCTGGGCGACCGGGGGCACCGTCGAGAAGCACCTGCGGAGCATCCTCGGGAAACTCGGCCTCCCCGAGGCCGCCGACGGCCACCGCCGGGTGCCGGCCGTCCTGACCTTCCTGGAGTCGCGGTAG